The Flavobacterium johnsoniae UW101 genomic interval TAAAATAAAGGTTCAGGGTGAAAGAAAGAACCTTGCAATAGAGTTATTTAATACGATTTTATCTTTTGTCTTCTATCAAATTTAATAACTTTATCCTGAATAATAAGAACTTTATTGTTTTAAAAACCGAATCATACCCTAAAATGGATATTTCTCTAATTCTCGACCATATATATCAGTTACCAGAACAATCAAAAAAAGATTTATTACTGACAATCAATTTAATAACACGTCCAAAAGGAAATATAATACTAAAAGCAGGCAAAGTAGAATCCAGCATTTATTTTATTAAAAAAGGAATTGTAAGGGCATATATTGATGACGATAATAATGATGTTACTTTTTGGTTTGGTAAAGAAGGAGAAACTATTATCTCGATGAAAAGTTATGTCGAAAACCAAAATGGTTATGAAAACATAGAACTTCTGGAAGAATGCGAATTGTATGAATTAAAAACAGCCGATTTAGAACGATTGTTTAATTCTGACATTCACATTGCCAACTGGGGCAGAAAATTTGCCGAAAAAGAACTTATAAAAACCGAAGAAAGATTGATATCCAAGCTTTTTAAAAATGCTTCTGAACGTTATATAGATCTTTTAAAAAACAATCCTGAACTTATTAAAAGAATTCAGTTAGGACATATTGCTTCTTATCTGGGTATTACACAAGTAAGCTTAAGCAGAATACGGGCTGAATTAAAATAAAATACTTTTTTATCATTTGTTAAATTTTTTCTGAATTGAGAGAAGGAACTTTGCATCATAAATTTTAACTATATGAACTGGATTATTTTAATTATTGCAGGCCTTTTTGAAGTAGCCTTTGCAACTTGCCTTGGAAAAGCAAAAGAAACCGCAGGAATGGAAATGTATTATTGGTATATTGGTTTCTTTGCCTCTTTAACAATAAGTATGCTGCTGCTGATAAAAGCTACCGAAACGCTCCCAATGGGAACTGCATACGCCGTATGGACAGGAATTGGTGCGGTTGGAACTGTGTTAATGGGAATATTTGTTTTTAAAGAACCGGCAACTTTCTGGAGATTGTTTTTTCTTGTAACCTTAGTAAGTTCTATCGTAGGGCTTAAAGCGGTTTCTCATTAATAGAACATTTGCATTTTAATAAAAATCCATTTCATAAGAAATGGATTTTTTTTATGTCATAACTAATTACAAACATGGGAATTATATAAATATTAACTTATAATTCTGTAAAAAATAAATCTTTAATCAAATTAAATTTGAAGCTAAGGTTTTTCTCACGAGTATTAAATTCAAATAAACTGTAGTAAGAATAAACTTTTACACATCTCTTTTAAGATCTTTTTTTTTAAGGATTTCGCCTCAAACCGTAAATTAAGAATGATATGAAGATATTTACCCGCCCATGTTTATTTTTTGTTCTAAATTATTTCTCAAACCTCTCTCTAAACAAACCTCCTGACTTTACCAGAATATAACAACAACATTAAAAAGCATTTTTCTGAGGCTTTTTTTTGAGTGATTTGTATTTATTCAAATCAAAGATTTTTATTACACCTACTCTCTAATTTTTAATAAAAAAATTAATGAAAAAAATTACTACCTTATTTCTTTTGGTTTCGATTAATGTTTTTTCTCAAATATATGTAGGAGCCACTACACCTCTTTATGTAAAAAATCAAGTATTGTTTGTTAATCAAGGTATAAACTTAGCTGCAAACTCTAATGTATATTTACGGAATAATTCGCAGCTGCTTCAAGGTACGAGCGGTACTTCAACAAATTCAGGAACAGGAACAATTTCAGTTTATCAGGAAGGAACATCTGATAATTTCGAGTACAATTATTGGTGTTCTCCAGTCGGTACGCCATCTGCAGGAGCAGGAAATACTAATTTTGGAATTGCCCTGCTTAACCGACCTTCGACTGTAACTGCTTCTACTCCTGCCACAATTCTTCCTCTCTCAAGCCTTGATGGAACAGCAAATCCGTTAGCCATAGCTTCCCGCTGGATTTATAAATTAGCCAACGCAGACAGTTATTGGCAGTGGGTTCAAGTAGGAAGTGCTTCTACTATTGCGCCAGGCGAAGGGTTTACGATGAAAGGAACAAGCGGCACAGATACGGCAGATCCGGAAGGAACAAGTATCGTAAATAATCCCGGCAGTTCGCAGCGATATGATTTTAGGGGAAAACCAAATGATGGTAATATTTCTGTTTCTGTTGGAGCTGCAGGAGCCTCCACTCTTACAGGTAATCCTTATCCTTCTGCTCTGCATCTTAATGCATTTTTGTTAGATCCGTCAAATAGTGCATGTACCAGAATTGCCTATTTTTGGGAACAGGATAAAACCACAAATTCTCATTATTTAGCTGCTTATCGTGCTGGTTATGGCGCTTATGCCCCTATGAGTGTAAATACAAATGGTGTATATACCGCTGCTACTTTCAATAGTTATAATGGAGATGGTACAGTAAATACAGTGGGATCTCCATCGGGAATTGTAATCGAACGCAGATATTCGCCTATAGGTCAAGGTTTCATTATTTATGGAAACACGAGCGGAACAGTTACTTTTAGAAACTCTCACCGCATTTTTGTAAAAGAAGCTGCAGGTTCCTCACAATTTGAAAAACCTTCTAAAGTAAAAACACTTAATGAAAATAAAAAAACCGATGAGGAAGATGAAATTACAGATGTTCCGCACTTCAAAATAAATACCATAATAAACAATCAGTTTACAAGACAAATTGCCCTTGCATTTCTTCCAGAAGCAACAGATAATATCGATGCAGGAATGGATGCTCTTAGTATGGATGATGATTTACCCAACGATGTTTTGTTTTGGCTTGAAGATGCCGGGTATGTAATTCAAGGTGTTAATTTTGATGTATCAAAAAAAATTCCGCTTCATGTAAAGGCAACGGCCAGCAGTACTTTCAAATTTTCTGTGCCTATAATTACAAATTTTGATCCTTCCCAAAATATTTATTTGTATGATGCTTTGGATTCTTCCTATCATGATATAAAAAACAGTTCTTATGAAGTCACTCTTGCATCTGGGGTTTATAATGACCGATTTAAGATTGCTTTTAAAAATGAAACACTCGGCATTGATGACAATAATAAATCCAGCTTTTTTATAGCTCAGGATAATTACAATCAGCTTTTAAAAGCTTCTAATCCAGACACGAGAAATTTTAAATCTTTCAGTCTTTATGATATATCTGGCAAAAAAGTTTTATTCAAAAACAATTTAGGAACAGAACAAAACTATAGTTTCTCTACATCTGGCTTAAGCCATGGAGTTTACATTGCTGTATTTCTAACAGACGATAACGAAAAAATATCCCAAAAAGTAATTATTTCAAATTCCCGAAATTAATTTAAATCATCTCTAAAGACTATAACGACTCAAATAAACTAATACCAAAAATTATGATAAAATACAGCCCACAAAATTACTTTAAATGCCTGTTTTTTTTATTTCTTTTGATTTCATTTTCAGGACATTCTCAAATCGGAATTGGAACTGTAACACCTAATGCAAGTTCTGTTCTAGACATTACATCGACTACTCAGGGAATGCTTACACCCCGAATGACTACTGCTCAAAGAAATGCTGTCGCATCACCTGCAGATGGTTTATTAGTTTATGATACAGATCTAAAAGCTTTTCATTTCTACTCTGGAGCAACATCTACATGGATTAGTATTACTAGTGGCGTTAATCCAAGACTAAATTTTAAGCGTATTAGAAGCACCGACAATCTTGCCGTAGTTTTAGCTGCAGAACTTGCAGCTGGCGGAGGATCAAAATATCTTTTAAACACCAACACTCTTTATGAAATTAACGGAACAGTTTCTTTTAATTTCCCTATTGATTTAAATAATGCCTATATACAAGGCCTTGACCCAAATGAAGATGTTTTGTTTCGACCTACAGGAAACCTTTTTGAAGGTGCAACAGGCGGCGGTATTAAAAGTGTTACATTACGTGCGGCTACGGGAAGTGTTTTTAACCTGAATGCTTCAGCAACAGAAAATTTGATTTTTAGAGATTCTGTTGTTGCAAATTCTGCAAACGTAGGGACTATATCGGGTTTTGGATTGGTCTTTCTTAGTATTGTTCAGTATACCGGAAATACAAATGGTGTAACCTATAATAATATTTCACAATTACTGCTTAGTAACACAGGTTGGCTAAACAACAATAATGGAACTTATGAAAAGTTTACAGGAACTTTTACACTTATTGAAAAACAAGGAGGTTTT includes:
- a CDS encoding Crp/Fnr family transcriptional regulator, with the protein product MDISLILDHIYQLPEQSKKDLLLTINLITRPKGNIILKAGKVESSIYFIKKGIVRAYIDDDNNDVTFWFGKEGETIISMKSYVENQNGYENIELLEECELYELKTADLERLFNSDIHIANWGRKFAEKELIKTEERLISKLFKNASERYIDLLKNNPELIKRIQLGHIASYLGITQVSLSRIRAELK
- a CDS encoding DMT family transporter, with protein sequence MNWIILIIAGLFEVAFATCLGKAKETAGMEMYYWYIGFFASLTISMLLLIKATETLPMGTAYAVWTGIGAVGTVLMGIFVFKEPATFWRLFFLVTLVSSIVGLKAVSH
- a CDS encoding T9SS type A sorting domain-containing protein, whose translation is MKKITTLFLLVSINVFSQIYVGATTPLYVKNQVLFVNQGINLAANSNVYLRNNSQLLQGTSGTSTNSGTGTISVYQEGTSDNFEYNYWCSPVGTPSAGAGNTNFGIALLNRPSTVTASTPATILPLSSLDGTANPLAIASRWIYKLANADSYWQWVQVGSASTIAPGEGFTMKGTSGTDTADPEGTSIVNNPGSSQRYDFRGKPNDGNISVSVGAAGASTLTGNPYPSALHLNAFLLDPSNSACTRIAYFWEQDKTTNSHYLAAYRAGYGAYAPMSVNTNGVYTAATFNSYNGDGTVNTVGSPSGIVIERRYSPIGQGFIIYGNTSGTVTFRNSHRIFVKEAAGSSQFEKPSKVKTLNENKKTDEEDEITDVPHFKINTIINNQFTRQIALAFLPEATDNIDAGMDALSMDDDLPNDVLFWLEDAGYVIQGVNFDVSKKIPLHVKATASSTFKFSVPIITNFDPSQNIYLYDALDSSYHDIKNSSYEVTLASGVYNDRFKIAFKNETLGIDDNNKSSFFIAQDNYNQLLKASNPDTRNFKSFSLYDISGKKVLFKNNLGTEQNYSFSTSGLSHGVYIAVFLTDDNEKISQKVIISNSRN